Genomic DNA from Pistricoccus aurantiacus:
TGACCGCGGAGCCCGGGGTGATTGGCGGCCTGCCAGCCAGCGGGCTGGATTTCGGCGCCGCCCTGAACACCCAGGCGATCATCGATCAGCCGGCCCAGTTCGATTTCTACGACGGCGGGGGCCTGGATATCGCCTTCCTGGGCATGGCCCAGGTCGACGGCGAGGGCAACGTCAACGTCTCCAAGTTCGGCTCGCGGCTGGCCGGCGCCGGCGGCTTCATCAACATCAGCCAACGCGCGCGCAAGGTGGTGTTCATGGGCACCTTCCTGGCGGCCCAGGGGGAACTCGCGGTTGCTGATGGCCGTTTGAAGCTCGCCGAGGGCGGTCTCGCCAAGTTCGTCGAGGGAGTCGAGCATCGTACTTTCAGTGGCCCTCTGGCAATCCAGGAGCAGCGTGACGTGCTCTACGTCACGGAACGCTGCGTCTTCCAGTTGACCGCCCAGGGCGTCACCCTCATCGAGCTCGCCCCGGGGGTGGATCTCGACCGAGACGTGCTGGCTCTGATGAACTTCACTCCCGCCATGCCCGCACCGCCGAGCGCGATGGATGGCCGCATCTTCCTCGATCATCCCATGGGGCTGCGCGACGATCTGCTGAGCCGCCCCCTGGAGCAACGCTTCACCTTCGATGCCGCGGAGGAAATCTTCTTCGTCGACTTCGAAAATCTGCGTATCAAGTCCCAGGCGGACATCGATGCCATCCGTCATGCGGCGGAGAGTCGGCTAGCACCGCTGGGACGGCGAGTCTATGCCGTCGTCAACTACGACAACTTCCGTATCGACGAGGATCTGCTGGAAACCTACACGGCCATGGTCAGCTACCTGGAAGAGCACTACTACAGCCGGGTCACGCGCTATACCACCAGCGGCTTCCTGCGCATGAAGCTCGGCGACGCCCTGGAACAGCGCGCGCTGTCGCCGCATATCTATGACAACGCAGAAGAAGCCCGGGAGCATCTGAAGCCCTAGGCGAGTCGTGACTTATTCCAGATAGGTATAGCCCTCGAGACCGGCGGAAAGATCGGCGAGAAAGGTATCCTGTTGGGTATGGGATAGATCGCTTTCCGCGAGCTGACGGGCCAGCCGCTCGCGCAGCTCCCGGGCGTCGAAGTTCACGTAGTGCAGTACCTGGGCGACGGTGTCGCCGTGTATCGGCGGGGAAAGCACCCAGTCACCGTCAGCGTTCAGGGCCACGTCGATGGAGTCCGTGTCGCCGAATAGATTGTGCAGGTCGCCGAGGATTTCCTGATAGGCGCCCACCAGGAAGAAGCCCAGCAGCCGTGTACCGTCCTCAAAGTGCCATTCCGGCAGCGGCAGGGTGGTTTCGATGCCCTGGCCATCCACATAGCTGTCGATGCGCCCGTCGCTGTCGCAGGTGATGTCTTGAATCACTGCGCGGCGGGTGGGATCGCGGTCCAGGCCGGTGAGCGGCAGCACCGGAAAGATCTGCTGGATGCCCCAGATATCCGGCACCGACTGAAACAGGGAAAAATTCACGAACAGTTTGTCCGCGAGCTTCTCCGCCAGCTCGTCGAGAATTTCCCGATGCGCGCGGTTTCGGGGATTCAACCGCTCCCGCAGACGACCGCAGGCGGCGAAATACACCGCCTCGCCTTCCGCTCGGGCATCGATGCCTGCCAGCCCCAACACGAAGCGATCCTGCAGTTCCATCAGCGCCTGCACCAGGTCGTGGTAGGCCTCCACCAGTCCGCGGGCCTGGCCCGGGTCCGACAGTCGACGGTAGACCCGCCAAAGTTCGTCGATCTGGGCGTTTCCTTCGACCTCCGGCTGCGGTGCGGTTTCGCTGATGCGCTCCTCGCCGATCACGTTGGTGATCAAGACCGCGTGATGGGCGGTAAGCGCGCGACCGGACTCGCTGATCAAATGCGGATGCGGCAAGTCTTCACTGTCGCAGACCTGGTGAAAGGCGGCGACCACGTTGGTGGCGTATTCCTGCATGGAATAGTTGACCGAACACTCGTTGCGCGACCGGGTGCCCTCGTAGTCGATACCCAGGCCGCCGCCCACGTCCACATGATCGATGGGCGCGCCCAACTCCCGCAGGCTCTGATAAAAGCGCGC
This window encodes:
- the speA gene encoding biosynthetic arginine decarboxylase produces the protein MTPAERARHTYNIDQWGSGYFDVDDTGHALVRPLGSEIPGPSLSLSELAKRLQATGLRLPVLVRFTDILHDRVEQLCAAFDHARQEHHYIGGYTAVYPIKVNQQRRVVEEILATQERGRGRVGLEAGSKPELLAVLALSADAPSLIVCNGYKDREYVRLALMGEKLGHQVYLVVEKHSELELILEEAAHLNVMPRIGLRARLASVGKGKWQNTGGEKSKFGLTAGQILAVVKRLEETDALESLQLVHFHLGSQIANIRDIQRGLRECARFYQSLRELGAPIDHVDVGGGLGIDYEGTRSRNECSVNYSMQEYATNVVAAFHQVCDSEDLPHPHLISESGRALTAHHAVLITNVIGEERISETAPQPEVEGNAQIDELWRVYRRLSDPGQARGLVEAYHDLVQALMELQDRFVLGLAGIDARAEGEAVYFAACGRLRERLNPRNRAHREILDELAEKLADKLFVNFSLFQSVPDIWGIQQIFPVLPLTGLDRDPTRRAVIQDITCDSDGRIDSYVDGQGIETTLPLPEWHFEDGTRLLGFFLVGAYQEILGDLHNLFGDTDSIDVALNADGDWVLSPPIHGDTVAQVLHYVNFDARELRERLARQLAESDLSHTQQDTFLADLSAGLEGYTYLE